A genome region from Nocardia sp. NBC_00565 includes the following:
- a CDS encoding amino acid adenylation domain-containing protein, with product MGTAFAASAARNSDRMAVQCGQDALTYRELAELTGAVARGLTTFTEPDQDSGIVAVLLDRSIEFVATLIGTVAAGMTYVPIDPASPDEYVEELLDQLRPVVVVAAPDRIGQNCAGSPRRVTVAQLTAAGDAASASVEPGPEAPAYVIFTSGSTGTPKGVVVAHRSLLNSTQARLLAYDRPERIPLLHSVAFDVASGVVFYALLGGGTLIVNPMPLSDVASAVKLVRDERITHLVYAASLYPVFLERISADPPLTLAAVMIGSERWSEVLIDRHAQLLPHTSLYNEYGPTEACVFSSYARVYCGVSGQRFALTIGMPLINTGYVLLDDTGAVIESAPGAIGELAITGPNVAIGYLARPELTADRFIELPNEVRAYRTGDLVEITADGQFVFLGRGDRQIKIQGNRVEPGHVETALMTHPGVEQAYVSVRTDLGADTTLVGYLVPAADSGMTVDQARAHLAIRLPHYMIPTAWMIVEGLPRTANGKIDERNLPRPGAPVRSAATAVDEIERILVEMVADVTSAEVIAVDADLRGFGLTSLSHVRLSAAISARFDIEIPMSVLFAASDVREIATHVRRAAPIGRPALMVTDRDSNDAPLSAQQRQIWILHHLAPSVLAYNTQCTLELTGELDVGMLKMALTDIVERHEILRTTFHDGPQGPVQRVHSPWQVRIEQVDLSTMGQQTQRSALAAHKQAAMGSGFDIAALPLVRWCLYRLSQTRWQLFQVEHHFVHDGWSATLLLAEIRDAYDAEQHARPNPRPGLPVQYRDYAHWYGRWRDTDHYRRQQQYWASTLEGCSPVGVSFEPDRPRPPVQTFEGGCVRVGLTHGVVSAIDAACTRHGVTRFAVFLSAFALLVWRHTNESDMVIGSALSNRRQAETASLLGMFVNALPLRLRVEESATVGTVVHGVMQVLLGAQDNQEFPLVDLVEALNLVRDPARNALFGLMFAFHDNPRPRFELDGLRGELRIDHNGSAKNDVNVVCVPEMVASADGSQRVGIDILWEYNSALFDPATAQEHAAQFAHIVASITDHWDTPINTLDLLGPVMTRRILTSGTGPDSTPAFTTITDGIDHAITRAPDAIALIQGEHQITYRELDELVAQFETVLAQFELGTDATIAVAYGKSVELVAAWLAVLRRGAAYITVDPTQPRMRLLTLVQNSAAAAVLCASEAVAAFRGCGVPVICPDQAVASPIAPPLPAIQPDAPAYLTFTSGSTGTPKAVVATHANAVAAIHARTVEFGWTPPRTLVTLPPIFDVAASMVLWTLWLGGTVVFSGDDTTDQDPDGLCALIDTYAVTHLNFVSSFYSVFLDSLENPWATSLRVVAVGGEPCTSELVRRHAQLLGEVGLYNEYGPTEATVWTSVARVHPRARTSGAHRISIGHPVANSSMFVLDPRGQLAPIGARGELVIGGAGVSAGYFGRPELTCQRFAPIAVGPMAGARAYRTGDVARVRPDGEFEILGRLDDQIKVRGFRIETGEVTRCLTEHPAVTSAFVALHVVAGTPQMAAFVAAPGHDHALVTALQRWLGERLPAYMVPSVYAVVDELPRTRIGKIDRNRMPTPTGPPAVTEEAEHTDPAQHLLLELWRTLLGRRDITIDDDFFAVGGDSLLAIRAVTLARSHGLNLSVPTVLRARTIRAISENLVLEPIAADRPRRAGGAALALSGIQGWFFAQGFADPDQFQQVRLFEIDPSTSDLDLVAAIESTVARHDAFRTVFTEIGEQWRAQLLDVAPAPAVEVVALSAFGGAEVSVRAHLASMSAQLSIRAGRLWRIALCNEAWSGRRWLCLVLHHLIVDAVSWDILVRDIESSHHRQSGGAAAADHLVAAAGVPERISLRPSGTELDYWKELANRSAPIIAADSVDRSPYGALRCIERTLSPLARRLMVRELPLMRGPGGRAVLLAALARGLKRTSGEPLYVLLEGHGRDHLPGAEEIVGWLTALYPVFLPIGDHAELLDDAQDVERHLADVPAHGANYGIARYLEPTSALGTLVAGIAEPAVTFNYLGQRSSSLPTDVLTPVAVETGFGIGPANVLPTPLDITVIDTGQTIVVRCALDPARADASFAEAVLDAMIDAIEQTAATVPLGGGPDRPNHFLMHPVDGTISWAHPLASRPGAPWRWIGLPQSEPHPNTTVAELAEEYCTRIRRIQPYGPYTITGWSFGAAVAFEMARQFEDSDDRVTLTLIDPPSTQDGADDAASLTGQLHRLLPWSTSDEVASAVADMAELAEPERVSALVQRLAGADLGIEDRSLLERQIDVLLANRAALAAWRPVGQVEAVTVVMSQDTDAAGLVDVGLWRQHTRTEVRLEVVPGDHFSMMSGDGLTALSDLLDGRSE from the coding sequence TTGGGGACCGCCTTCGCCGCCTCGGCGGCGCGCAACAGCGACCGGATGGCGGTCCAGTGCGGCCAGGACGCGCTGACCTACCGCGAACTCGCTGAGCTGACCGGCGCGGTGGCGCGTGGATTGACGACGTTCACCGAGCCCGACCAGGACTCGGGAATCGTTGCGGTGCTATTGGATCGGTCGATCGAGTTCGTTGCGACGCTGATCGGCACGGTGGCCGCGGGCATGACCTATGTGCCGATCGATCCAGCATCACCGGATGAGTATGTCGAGGAACTGCTCGATCAACTACGCCCTGTGGTGGTCGTGGCCGCCCCTGATCGAATCGGCCAGAATTGTGCGGGGTCGCCGCGTCGGGTGACGGTTGCCCAGCTCACCGCAGCAGGCGATGCCGCATCGGCATCTGTCGAGCCGGGCCCCGAGGCCCCGGCCTATGTCATCTTCACCTCCGGATCGACCGGGACACCGAAAGGTGTTGTCGTTGCGCACCGGTCACTGCTCAATTCCACCCAGGCACGCCTGCTCGCCTACGACAGGCCCGAGCGGATTCCGTTGCTGCATTCGGTCGCCTTCGATGTCGCATCCGGCGTCGTGTTCTACGCACTGCTCGGCGGCGGCACTCTGATCGTCAACCCGATGCCGTTGAGCGACGTCGCCAGCGCGGTGAAGCTGGTGCGTGATGAGCGGATCACTCATCTGGTGTACGCGGCATCGCTGTATCCGGTGTTTCTGGAACGGATTTCAGCCGATCCGCCGCTGACGCTGGCGGCGGTGATGATCGGCAGCGAACGGTGGAGTGAGGTGCTGATCGACCGGCATGCGCAGTTGCTGCCGCATACCTCGCTCTATAACGAGTACGGGCCGACCGAAGCATGCGTGTTCTCCAGTTATGCACGGGTGTATTGCGGCGTTTCCGGGCAGCGGTTCGCATTGACCATCGGTATGCCGCTGATCAACACCGGCTATGTACTGCTCGATGACACCGGCGCCGTGATCGAGAGCGCGCCGGGGGCTATCGGTGAGCTCGCTATCACCGGCCCGAATGTGGCGATCGGGTACCTGGCTCGACCAGAGCTCACCGCTGACCGGTTCATCGAGTTGCCCAACGAGGTAAGGGCTTACCGCACAGGTGATCTTGTCGAGATCACCGCCGACGGCCAATTCGTGTTCCTCGGACGTGGCGACCGCCAGATCAAGATTCAGGGCAACCGGGTCGAGCCAGGCCACGTCGAGACCGCGTTGATGACCCACCCTGGCGTGGAACAGGCATATGTGAGTGTGCGCACCGACCTGGGCGCGGACACGACATTGGTGGGGTACCTGGTACCCGCCGCTGACAGCGGCATGACGGTAGATCAGGCACGAGCTCACCTGGCGATCCGACTGCCGCACTACATGATTCCTACGGCGTGGATGATCGTGGAGGGGCTGCCGCGCACCGCGAACGGCAAGATCGATGAACGCAACCTTCCCCGCCCTGGAGCACCGGTCCGATCCGCGGCAACCGCGGTCGACGAGATCGAGCGGATCCTGGTCGAGATGGTGGCCGATGTGACCAGCGCCGAGGTGATCGCCGTCGACGCGGATCTGCGCGGGTTCGGGCTCACCTCGTTGTCGCATGTGCGGCTCTCGGCAGCGATCAGCGCCCGTTTCGATATCGAGATCCCGATGAGTGTCCTGTTCGCCGCGTCCGACGTTCGCGAGATCGCGACGCATGTGCGCCGGGCGGCCCCGATCGGCAGACCGGCACTGATGGTGACCGACCGCGATAGCAACGACGCTCCGCTCAGTGCCCAGCAGCGCCAGATCTGGATCTTGCATCACCTGGCGCCATCGGTGCTGGCATACAACACTCAATGCACCCTGGAGCTGACCGGCGAACTGGACGTCGGTATGCTCAAGATGGCCCTGACCGACATCGTTGAGCGCCATGAGATCCTGCGCACCACCTTCCATGACGGCCCACAGGGACCGGTGCAACGCGTCCATTCCCCCTGGCAGGTCCGGATCGAGCAGGTGGACCTCTCCACGATGGGGCAGCAGACTCAGCGCAGCGCCCTGGCCGCGCACAAGCAAGCTGCGATGGGTAGCGGATTCGATATCGCGGCCCTGCCGCTGGTGCGGTGGTGCCTGTACCGGCTGTCACAGACGCGGTGGCAGCTATTCCAGGTCGAGCACCACTTCGTCCACGATGGTTGGTCGGCAACGCTGCTGCTCGCGGAGATCCGCGACGCCTACGACGCCGAACAGCACGCCCGGCCCAATCCCCGCCCGGGGTTGCCGGTGCAGTACCGCGACTACGCGCATTGGTATGGCCGGTGGCGCGACACCGATCACTACCGCCGCCAACAGCAGTACTGGGCGAGCACGCTCGAGGGCTGTTCTCCGGTCGGTGTCAGCTTCGAACCCGACCGGCCCCGCCCACCGGTGCAGACCTTCGAAGGAGGCTGCGTCCGGGTGGGCCTCACCCATGGGGTCGTGTCAGCGATCGACGCGGCGTGTACGCGCCACGGCGTGACGCGGTTCGCGGTCTTCCTGTCCGCATTCGCGCTGCTGGTGTGGCGCCACACGAACGAATCGGACATGGTGATCGGCTCAGCGCTGTCCAACCGCCGGCAGGCCGAGACCGCGAGCCTGCTCGGCATGTTCGTCAACGCGCTGCCGCTGCGGTTGCGGGTCGAGGAGTCCGCCACGGTGGGCACGGTCGTGCACGGAGTGATGCAGGTGCTGCTCGGTGCGCAGGACAATCAGGAGTTCCCGCTGGTCGACCTGGTCGAGGCACTGAATCTGGTCCGTGATCCCGCGCGAAATGCGTTGTTCGGGTTGATGTTCGCCTTCCACGACAACCCACGTCCGCGCTTCGAACTCGACGGCCTGCGCGGCGAGCTGCGCATCGACCACAACGGCTCGGCGAAAAACGATGTCAACGTCGTGTGCGTGCCGGAGATGGTCGCCTCTGCGGACGGGTCGCAGCGCGTAGGGATCGACATCCTTTGGGAGTACAACAGCGCCTTGTTCGACCCCGCGACAGCCCAGGAGCACGCTGCCCAGTTCGCCCATATCGTCGCCTCGATCACCGACCACTGGGACACCCCGATCAACACCCTCGATCTACTCGGGCCAGTGATGACCCGGCGCATCCTCACCTCCGGGACCGGACCGGATTCGACACCGGCATTCACCACGATCACTGACGGTATCGACCACGCCATTACCCGCGCCCCGGATGCGATCGCACTGATCCAGGGAGAACACCAGATCACCTACCGTGAACTCGATGAACTCGTCGCCCAGTTCGAAACCGTGCTCGCCCAGTTCGAGCTGGGCACCGACGCGACCATCGCGGTTGCCTACGGCAAGTCGGTGGAACTGGTCGCCGCGTGGCTGGCCGTGCTTCGCCGCGGCGCGGCCTATATCACCGTCGATCCCACTCAACCGCGGATGCGGCTGTTGACGTTGGTGCAGAACAGTGCGGCCGCTGCGGTGCTGTGCGCATCCGAGGCGGTCGCAGCGTTCCGCGGCTGCGGTGTGCCTGTCATCTGCCCCGACCAAGCCGTCGCCTCGCCCATCGCGCCGCCGCTTCCAGCGATTCAGCCCGACGCCCCGGCGTATCTGACCTTCACCTCGGGGTCGACCGGGACACCGAAAGCGGTCGTGGCCACGCACGCCAACGCGGTCGCTGCCATCCACGCGCGCACCGTCGAATTCGGGTGGACACCGCCGCGGACGTTGGTCACGCTCCCGCCGATCTTCGACGTCGCGGCCTCGATGGTGCTGTGGACGTTGTGGCTCGGGGGCACGGTGGTCTTCTCCGGCGACGACACCACCGACCAGGATCCCGACGGACTGTGCGCACTGATCGACACCTATGCGGTCACCCACCTGAACTTCGTGTCCTCGTTCTATTCGGTGTTCCTCGACAGCCTCGAAAACCCTTGGGCGACTTCACTGCGGGTCGTCGCTGTCGGCGGTGAGCCGTGCACGAGCGAGCTGGTGCGCCGCCACGCGCAACTACTGGGAGAGGTGGGCCTGTACAACGAATACGGGCCGACCGAAGCAACCGTCTGGACCTCGGTCGCGCGAGTGCATCCGCGGGCGCGGACGAGCGGCGCACACCGGATCTCGATCGGCCATCCTGTCGCGAACAGTTCGATGTTCGTCCTGGATCCGCGCGGGCAGCTGGCGCCGATCGGCGCGCGGGGCGAGCTGGTCATCGGCGGCGCCGGAGTGTCGGCGGGTTATTTCGGGCGTCCGGAATTGACCTGCCAACGATTCGCGCCGATCGCGGTCGGGCCGATGGCCGGCGCTCGGGCCTACCGGACCGGCGACGTCGCACGCGTGCGCCCCGACGGAGAATTCGAGATCCTCGGCCGTCTCGACGACCAGATCAAGGTCCGCGGATTCCGGATCGAGACCGGCGAGGTCACCCGCTGCCTGACCGAGCATCCCGCGGTCACCTCCGCTTTCGTCGCCCTCCATGTGGTGGCAGGAACCCCGCAAATGGCGGCGTTCGTAGCCGCCCCGGGCCACGACCACGCTCTGGTCACCGCGCTGCAGCGGTGGCTGGGCGAGCGGCTGCCCGCCTACATGGTGCCCTCGGTGTACGCGGTCGTCGACGAGCTGCCTCGAACCCGCATCGGCAAGATCGATCGCAACCGCATGCCGACCCCGACTGGCCCACCTGCCGTAACCGAGGAAGCCGAGCACACCGACCCGGCACAGCACCTGTTGCTCGAGCTGTGGCGGACGCTGCTGGGACGCCGGGACATCACCATCGACGACGACTTCTTCGCCGTCGGAGGTGATTCGCTGCTGGCGATCCGAGCCGTGACCCTGGCTCGTTCGCATGGACTGAACTTGTCGGTCCCGACCGTCCTTCGCGCGCGCACCATCCGCGCTATCAGCGAGAACCTTGTTCTCGAGCCGATCGCGGCGGACCGACCGCGACGAGCCGGTGGCGCCGCGCTGGCGCTGTCGGGGATCCAAGGATGGTTCTTCGCCCAAGGCTTCGCCGACCCGGACCAGTTCCAGCAGGTCCGGCTGTTCGAGATCGACCCCAGCACCAGTGACCTCGACCTGGTGGCGGCAATCGAGTCGACCGTTGCCCGCCACGACGCATTCCGCACGGTGTTCACCGAGATCGGTGAACAGTGGCGGGCCCAACTGCTCGATGTCGCGCCCGCCCCTGCCGTTGAGGTCGTGGCCCTCTCCGCCTTCGGTGGCGCCGAGGTATCGGTGCGCGCCCATTTGGCTTCGATGAGCGCACAGCTGTCGATCCGTGCCGGTCGACTGTGGCGGATCGCGCTGTGCAACGAGGCGTGGTCCGGCCGACGGTGGCTGTGCCTGGTGCTGCACCACCTCATCGTCGACGCCGTCTCCTGGGACATCCTGGTCCGCGATATCGAATCCAGCCACCATCGGCAAAGCGGCGGCGCTGCGGCCGCAGACCATCTCGTGGCCGCCGCTGGTGTGCCGGAGCGAATCTCATTGCGGCCCAGCGGCACCGAACTCGACTATTGGAAGGAGCTGGCGAACAGGTCTGCGCCGATCATCGCCGCCGACAGCGTCGATCGGTCTCCGTACGGCGCTCTGCGCTGCATCGAGCGCACATTGTCCCCGTTGGCTCGGCGGTTGATGGTACGTGAGCTGCCGCTGATGCGCGGGCCGGGCGGGCGAGCAGTGCTGCTGGCCGCGCTCGCCCGGGGGCTGAAGCGCACATCCGGGGAACCGCTCTATGTGCTGCTGGAAGGGCACGGCCGCGATCATCTGCCCGGCGCCGAAGAGATCGTCGGCTGGCTGACCGCCCTGTACCCGGTGTTCCTGCCGATCGGCGACCACGCCGAACTCCTCGACGACGCCCAGGACGTCGAACGCCACCTGGCCGATGTTCCCGCCCACGGCGCCAATTACGGCATCGCCCGCTACCTCGAGCCGACCTCGGCACTCGGCACGCTGGTGGCCGGGATCGCCGAGCCCGCGGTCACCTTCAACTACCTCGGTCAGCGCTCATCGTCGTTGCCCACGGACGTCCTCACCCCGGTGGCTGTGGAGACCGGGTTCGGGATCGGGCCGGCCAATGTGCTTCCGACGCCGCTGGATATCACCGTGATCGACACCGGCCAGACGATCGTGGTGCGATGCGCCCTCGACCCGGCTCGAGCCGACGCCTCGTTCGCCGAGGCAGTGTTGGACGCGATGATCGATGCGATCGAGCAGACGGCGGCGACGGTGCCCCTCGGCGGCGGCCCGGATCGGCCGAACCATTTCCTCATGCACCCAGTCGACGGCACCATCAGCTGGGCGCATCCGTTGGCATCCCGGCCCGGCGCACCGTGGCGGTGGATCGGGCTGCCCCAATCCGAGCCACACCCAAACACCACTGTGGCCGAACTGGCCGAGGAGTACTGCACGCGGATCCGCCGCATCCAGCCCTACGGGCCGTACACGATCACCGGATGGTCCTTCGGCGCCGCCGTGGCATTCGAGATGGCGCGACAGTTCGAGGACAGCGACGACCGGGTCACCCTGACACTGATCGACCCGCCGAGCACCCAGGACGGGGCCGACGATGCGGCCTCGCTCACCGGTCAGCTCCACCGGTTGTTGCCCTGGAGCACCTCGGACGAAGTGGCATCCGCCGTCGCGGACATGGCGGAACTAGCTGAGCCCGAACGGGTTTCCGCACTGGTGCAGCGGCTTGCGGGAGCCGACCTCGGTATCGAGGATCGGTCGCTGCTCGAACGGCAGATCGATGTTCTGCTGGCCAACCGTGCGGCACTGGCGGCCTGGCGCCCAGTCGGCCAGGTCGAGGCGGTGACCGTGGTCATGTCCCAGGACACGGACGCGGCAGGGTTGGTCGATGTCGGGTTGTGGCGACAGCACACCCGCACCGAGGTGCGTCTGGAAGTCGTTCCCGGCGACCACTTCTCGATGATGTCCGGCGACGGCCTCACCGCACTGAGTGATCTCCTCGATGGACGGAGCGAGTGA
- a CDS encoding DUF6875 domain-containing protein — protein MSRTRTSFSASSRSTGQHSDGSEISCSSRIHACAGAVCPRLAPAIDQNTVWLVAVRTADATLEEAVETVPHLAEAYFELFDEPESFRRGALLAVFPDVDPGDAAKFIDGGHARVRAGFVRRGLMLGEFHKASSVGSVRNPEFTVMQSPVPMFAVRALMTHDILFLDRPGEHREELLGYYLEHVGGHAPAGRRSRPADPRSDGAMA, from the coding sequence ATATCGCGAACGCGTACAAGCTTTTCGGCCAGTTCCCGCAGTACCGGGCAGCACTCGGATGGATCGGAGATTTCGTGCTCAAGCCGGATCCACGCTTGCGCCGGGGCCGTATGTCCGCGCCTGGCACCGGCGATCGACCAGAACACGGTTTGGCTAGTCGCTGTCCGAACAGCCGATGCGACGCTGGAGGAGGCGGTCGAGACCGTCCCACATCTGGCCGAGGCGTACTTCGAACTGTTCGATGAGCCCGAGTCGTTCCGGCGCGGGGCGCTACTGGCGGTCTTCCCGGATGTCGACCCGGGCGATGCGGCGAAGTTTATCGACGGCGGCCACGCGCGAGTGCGGGCCGGTTTCGTGCGTCGCGGATTGATGCTGGGTGAGTTCCACAAGGCCAGTTCGGTTGGCAGCGTGCGTAATCCAGAATTCACGGTGATGCAGTCGCCGGTGCCGATGTTTGCGGTGCGCGCGTTGATGACCCACGACATCTTGTTCCTGGACCGGCCCGGCGAGCACCGCGAGGAGTTGCTCGGCTACTACCTCGAGCACGTCGGCGGCCACGCCCCTGCGGGTCGCCGGTCGCGTCCGGCAGACCCTCGCAGCGATGGGGCGATGGCATGA
- a CDS encoding TauD/TfdA dioxygenase family protein, which yields MSQNVYQRISVTRVAGHIGADIDGVDLSAPLDAETVTEIRDALLQHKVVFFHGQKIGHAEHIAFGRQFGELTLRPRPQSGGDLDEFPEICTISPTIDIARYGRDIEAHYRSRWMSAIGGWHTDMTHAINPPMASILRAETAPAFGGDTQWTNLAAAYEGLSGPLRRLVDDLRAEHTFWAGYQMSEHDEVDRSILEMVNAKAMVSVHPVVRVHSETDEKVLFVSPSRTSHILGMSRVESRRLLDLLYEQITRPEYTVRLRWAPGTVAFWDNRSTAHIAAADVDAADGSRILHRVTIVGDIPVGPDGVSSYSVTGRPFGSVDR from the coding sequence ATGAGCCAGAACGTCTATCAGCGCATCAGCGTGACCCGGGTGGCCGGTCACATCGGTGCTGACATCGACGGTGTCGATCTGTCGGCGCCCCTCGATGCTGAAACCGTCACCGAGATTCGCGATGCGCTGCTCCAACACAAGGTGGTGTTCTTCCACGGCCAGAAGATCGGCCACGCCGAACACATCGCTTTCGGAAGGCAATTCGGTGAGCTGACCCTACGGCCGCGGCCGCAGAGCGGCGGTGATCTGGACGAGTTCCCAGAGATCTGCACGATCTCTCCCACGATCGACATCGCACGGTATGGCCGCGACATCGAGGCGCACTACCGCAGCCGGTGGATGTCGGCGATCGGTGGGTGGCACACCGACATGACCCATGCCATCAACCCGCCGATGGCATCGATCCTGCGCGCGGAGACCGCCCCGGCCTTCGGGGGCGACACCCAGTGGACGAACCTGGCCGCAGCGTATGAGGGGTTGTCGGGACCGCTGCGGCGCTTGGTCGATGATTTGCGCGCCGAGCACACGTTCTGGGCGGGCTATCAGATGTCTGAGCACGACGAGGTGGATCGCTCGATCCTCGAGATGGTCAACGCGAAGGCGATGGTCTCGGTTCACCCGGTCGTTCGCGTGCACTCGGAGACCGACGAAAAAGTGCTGTTCGTGTCCCCGTCGCGGACCAGCCACATCCTCGGCATGAGCCGCGTCGAGAGCCGCCGGCTGCTCGATCTGCTCTACGAGCAGATCACCCGACCCGAGTACACCGTTCGGTTGCGGTGGGCGCCGGGCACTGTTGCGTTCTGGGACAACCGGTCGACCGCGCATATCGCCGCGGCGGATGTGGACGCCGCCGACGGATCACGGATCCTGCACCGTGTCACCATCGTCGGCGACATCCCTGTCGGCCCAGACGGGGTTTCCTCCTACTCGGTGACCGGTCGGCCGTTCGGGAGCGTGGACCGGTGA
- a CDS encoding tetratricopeptide repeat protein has translation MSESQLAASLGELGWRPETLAHRLVEYAALHGRRDHLHEKTPYKWLNGHRPRPPWPELIAALLTAELSKPISPTTLGWPPVGKNDQQPLLRADNGLQLPWTAEGATRAMRAVTEADPMERRIFLTAMGAAMSAPAHQWLLADPIPHLTRTGKSRRVHSGTVDELDLMAASLRRLDDGGGGGALLQMVRAHLRQVVRLLEHGNYTDTVGRRLHSNAGELLRLAGWLSFDGGQHPRAQRYWMAALHAAHTAGDQALAANTIGFMSCQAKDIRQPHEAVTLAESARTGYRGASPRVSAILNLRAAEAYATSGSTVSCRRAIDDAFTNLDSPTTTAPDWSYWLNPGHAHGQAGYCYLQLGQYSDARRHFRQALRLQDPTAAREGALRYTLLATTYVRQNDPDLDQALALAGHAVDILTDDVTSSRCVGHLNTLLRDLTPHQRRPAVRQLAEQVQSLQSAMSTS, from the coding sequence GTGAGCGAGTCACAGCTAGCAGCGTCACTCGGGGAGCTGGGATGGCGGCCGGAAACCCTTGCCCACAGGCTTGTCGAGTACGCCGCATTGCACGGGCGTCGTGACCACCTCCACGAGAAAACGCCCTACAAATGGCTGAATGGGCACCGCCCCCGACCGCCCTGGCCGGAGCTGATCGCCGCCCTCCTCACCGCCGAACTCTCCAAGCCCATCAGCCCTACGACCCTCGGCTGGCCGCCTGTCGGCAAGAACGATCAGCAACCGTTGCTGCGCGCGGACAACGGACTGCAACTACCGTGGACAGCTGAGGGAGCCACGCGCGCGATGCGGGCAGTTACGGAGGCTGATCCCATGGAACGGCGGATATTTCTGACCGCGATGGGGGCCGCAATGAGCGCCCCCGCTCACCAATGGCTGTTAGCCGACCCGATCCCCCACCTCACCCGCACAGGAAAATCGCGCCGAGTCCACTCCGGCACCGTCGACGAACTCGACCTCATGGCTGCCAGCCTGCGGCGGCTCGACGACGGCGGCGGGGGCGGAGCACTGCTGCAGATGGTCCGCGCGCACCTGCGCCAGGTAGTGAGACTGCTCGAACACGGCAACTACACCGACACCGTCGGGCGACGGCTGCACAGCAACGCAGGCGAACTGCTGCGCCTAGCAGGCTGGCTCAGTTTCGATGGCGGCCAACACCCCCGTGCCCAGCGCTACTGGATGGCCGCACTGCACGCCGCACACACTGCGGGCGACCAAGCATTGGCCGCCAACACCATCGGATTTATGAGCTGCCAGGCCAAAGACATCAGACAACCACACGAAGCAGTCACCCTGGCGGAATCCGCCAGGACGGGGTACCGCGGCGCAAGCCCCCGCGTCTCAGCCATCCTCAACCTGCGCGCAGCGGAAGCGTATGCCACCAGTGGCTCAACAGTCAGCTGCCGACGGGCCATCGACGACGCCTTCACCAACCTCGATTCCCCGACGACCACCGCACCGGACTGGAGCTACTGGCTCAACCCCGGCCACGCCCACGGACAAGCTGGCTACTGCTACCTGCAACTTGGGCAGTATTCCGACGCCCGTCGGCACTTCCGCCAGGCATTACGCCTCCAGGATCCGACCGCTGCACGCGAAGGGGCATTGCGCTACACACTGCTGGCCACCACTTACGTGCGCCAAAACGATCCCGACCTCGACCAGGCCCTTGCTCTCGCTGGCCACGCCGTCGATATCCTCACCGATGACGTCACCTCCAGCCGCTGCGTCGGGCACCTGAACACCCTCCTGCGCGATCTCACCCCACACCAGCGCCGACCCGCTGTCCGGCAGCTCGCCGAGCAAGTGCAATCACTTCAATCGGCGATGTCCACCAGTTGA
- a CDS encoding class I SAM-dependent methyltransferase — MARRSGTLHAAKIGGEDATVTIVDLAARNAVVTPVVCDIGCGRGTTTLRLATHLEPARLIALDQSQPLLNTVTQRVHAAGHTVETTARTSITCHCPKPP, encoded by the coding sequence GTGGCTCGACGCAGCGGCACGTTGCACGCTGCAAAGATCGGGGGCGAAGACGCGACCGTCACCATCGTCGATCTGGCCGCCCGCAACGCCGTCGTCACGCCGGTCGTGTGCGACATCGGTTGCGGGCGCGGCACGACCACTCTGCGATTGGCCACCCACCTGGAACCCGCCCGCCTGATCGCCCTCGACCAGTCCCAGCCACTGCTGAACACCGTGACCCAACGCGTCCACGCCGCCGGACACACCGTCGAGACCACTGCGCGGACTTCCATCACCTGCCACTGCCCGAAGCCACCGTAG